In Erythrobacter sp. F6033, a single genomic region encodes these proteins:
- a CDS encoding EAL domain-containing protein, which translates to MRIARSIFPNVNARISAWAFVIAAAAACLMLVSGIGNGIENSVRDGRDTLRISPASGEIAIVEIDGRSLLELNQWPWPRSHYAKAVAELDRLGAEQIAFDVDFSSHSNQTDDQSLASAFASIDQPVILPTFRQVNQTADGEVYSEALPIPEFREHAFLASVNVFPSADGHITFYPNGVTTSDMPRPSLPNMLAKKAGAVGEFFRIDQAIDVETIPRVSFIDLLEGRVAREDVQGKRFVFGATAIELGDRYPTALFGVKPGVVIQAQAAETLLQDRSRGDLSTGLTLALVFTMIAAALIWASRSNKAWSKPTQLATACAIGLIGTALMLDQASMIYIPLSGSILFLGAFVFMHRTLNAAANLRAERMTDTASGIGNAAAMAGALKRHPTAHIAVARIADFVDVMTVLGTENIAQLDRQIVKRLELLAGDAKVYRIDSGIFGWLVTSGAITDPDNIFASARALFTSPIEVENERFRISANFGWTDTSIEGALHASADARKRDVVWSSNTETIHESAQFRQRLLGELDDALENGSISVVYQPKLRLNDNLISSAECLVRWDSPKLGRISPAEFIPLLETKHRIKELTVFVMGEAMSKLDAACANGFALNIAVNISAQLLSDDDFLDEAESKLKTINNQHDGSITLEITESAPLVDSVKARNAIERLRAAGARISIDDYGTGQATLNYLQDFPAHELKLDQSFIRGMVENRNDRIMVESTLELAHALNFDVVAEGVEDAATLAALRDLGCDYAQGWHIGKPMVWDDFLAMATDKPAMAAVA; encoded by the coding sequence ATTGCGCGATCAATCTTTCCAAATGTGAATGCGCGGATCAGCGCGTGGGCATTCGTGATTGCGGCTGCGGCGGCGTGTTTGATGCTGGTCTCCGGCATCGGGAACGGGATCGAGAATTCCGTCAGAGATGGTCGCGATACTTTGCGCATATCTCCAGCGAGCGGTGAAATCGCGATTGTCGAAATTGATGGGCGTTCGCTGTTGGAACTCAATCAATGGCCCTGGCCTCGCAGCCACTACGCAAAAGCCGTTGCCGAGCTTGATAGGCTTGGCGCAGAGCAAATCGCGTTCGACGTCGACTTCTCCTCGCATTCAAATCAAACAGACGATCAAAGCCTCGCTTCCGCATTTGCATCTATCGATCAGCCAGTGATCCTGCCGACATTTCGGCAGGTCAATCAAACTGCAGACGGCGAAGTCTATTCGGAAGCTTTGCCGATACCGGAATTCCGCGAACATGCCTTCCTTGCGTCGGTCAATGTTTTCCCGAGCGCCGATGGCCACATCACATTCTACCCCAACGGCGTCACCACGAGCGATATGCCGCGCCCATCTCTGCCCAACATGTTGGCAAAGAAAGCCGGCGCGGTTGGTGAATTTTTCCGCATTGATCAGGCGATCGACGTCGAAACTATCCCGCGGGTGTCGTTCATCGACCTTTTGGAAGGCCGCGTTGCACGCGAAGATGTCCAAGGGAAACGGTTCGTCTTTGGTGCCACCGCGATTGAGCTTGGCGATCGCTACCCGACCGCATTGTTCGGGGTAAAGCCAGGGGTGGTCATTCAGGCTCAAGCAGCAGAGACCCTCTTACAGGATCGAAGTCGCGGAGATCTATCAACTGGCCTAACGCTCGCCCTCGTTTTTACTATGATCGCGGCGGCATTGATTTGGGCCTCTCGTTCAAACAAGGCTTGGTCCAAACCAACACAATTGGCGACGGCTTGTGCAATCGGATTGATCGGCACTGCTCTTATGCTCGATCAGGCATCGATGATTTACATCCCGCTTTCCGGCTCGATCCTTTTCCTCGGTGCGTTTGTATTCATGCACCGCACTTTGAATGCCGCTGCCAACCTGCGGGCCGAACGCATGACCGATACGGCATCCGGAATCGGCAACGCTGCAGCTATGGCAGGCGCACTTAAACGGCACCCCACTGCACATATTGCCGTCGCCCGGATCGCCGATTTCGTCGACGTCATGACCGTGCTTGGAACCGAGAACATCGCTCAATTGGACCGACAAATCGTGAAGCGGCTTGAATTGCTGGCTGGCGATGCAAAGGTCTATCGCATTGATAGCGGCATCTTTGGTTGGCTGGTAACAAGCGGGGCGATCACTGATCCCGATAACATCTTCGCCAGTGCACGCGCGCTCTTCACATCCCCGATTGAAGTTGAGAACGAACGCTTTCGGATCAGCGCAAACTTCGGATGGACCGACACATCAATCGAAGGTGCACTCCATGCGTCGGCTGATGCCCGCAAACGCGATGTAGTGTGGTCATCAAATACAGAGACCATCCACGAAAGCGCCCAATTCCGCCAAAGGCTGCTTGGTGAATTGGATGACGCGCTTGAAAATGGTTCAATTTCGGTTGTTTATCAGCCCAAGCTCAGATTGAATGACAACTTGATAAGCTCAGCAGAGTGTTTGGTCCGCTGGGACAGCCCCAAACTCGGCCGTATTTCACCCGCAGAGTTTATTCCGCTCTTGGAAACCAAGCACCGTATCAAAGAGCTGACCGTGTTTGTTATGGGCGAGGCCATGAGCAAACTCGACGCCGCTTGTGCGAATGGTTTTGCCCTCAATATCGCTGTCAACATATCAGCTCAATTGCTGAGCGATGATGACTTCCTCGACGAAGCTGAAAGTAAGCTAAAAACAATTAATAATCAGCATGATGGATCAATTACATTAGAAATCACTGAAAGCGCGCCTTTGGTTGACTCGGTTAAGGCCCGCAATGCTATCGAGCGGCTTCGCGCCGCTGGTGCGCGGATCTCGATTGATGATTATGGAACCGGCCAAGCCACGCTCAACTATCTGCAGGATTTCCCCGCTCACGAATTGAAGCTCGACCAGAGCTTTATCCGGGGCATGG